From a region of the Halobacteriovorax sp. HLS genome:
- a CDS encoding bacteriohemerythrin, with product MSLMEWSEELDIKVDDMNNEHKNLLNIMNLMFDMYKENPNNPEFRGLFLSLKDATVEHFTNEEEFMEKMNFSGIATHKIIHKKLLETFGEHLAKYEENGSVDHTFFDFLKFWLRSHIVGIDTKYGQEYQDSQKTA from the coding sequence ATGAGCTTAATGGAATGGTCTGAAGAATTAGACATAAAAGTTGATGATATGAATAATGAACATAAGAATTTGTTAAATATTATGAATCTCATGTTCGATATGTATAAAGAGAACCCAAACAATCCAGAATTTAGAGGCCTATTTCTATCTCTAAAAGATGCCACAGTAGAACATTTTACAAACGAAGAAGAGTTTATGGAAAAGATGAATTTTTCGGGCATTGCTACTCACAAAATAATTCACAAAAAGCTTCTAGAGACTTTTGGAGAACATTTAGCAAAGTATGAAGAAAATGGATCTGTTGATCATACATTCTTTGATTTTCTAAAGTTTTGGCTTAGATCACATATTGTAGGTATCGATACGAAGTACGGTCAAGAGTATCAAGACAGTCAAAAGACTGCCTGA
- a CDS encoding tRNA (adenine(22)-N(1))-methyltransferase TrmK — MHNNRISKLISILNKNYQEAWDTCCDHGKIGIEIFRKNRAKNIYFIDIVPSIIEKLRATLDYHFPNSTNKLNSQVLDASKIKVLNDGNIKLICICGVGGKETIEILKGIIENNDLSNVDFLLSPHYNLFEVRTYLIEEGFTSIDEQLIKDGKWFYEVLYVSKNGSNKICNVGSNLHSKSSEDYFKKVLNHYLLKSRYDDNYQHIYQAYLSKIFGQS, encoded by the coding sequence ATGCACAACAATAGAATATCGAAGTTAATTTCTATTTTAAATAAGAACTACCAAGAAGCGTGGGATACCTGTTGCGATCATGGAAAGATTGGGATTGAGATTTTCAGGAAAAATAGAGCTAAGAATATTTACTTCATAGATATTGTTCCATCAATAATAGAGAAACTAAGAGCAACACTAGATTATCACTTTCCTAATTCTACTAATAAGTTAAACTCCCAGGTCCTTGATGCGTCCAAAATTAAAGTTCTTAATGATGGTAATATTAAACTTATATGCATATGTGGAGTAGGAGGAAAGGAGACTATTGAAATACTAAAAGGAATTATAGAAAATAATGACTTAAGTAATGTCGATTTTCTTCTCTCTCCTCACTATAACCTCTTTGAAGTGAGAACATATCTAATCGAAGAAGGTTTTACTTCAATTGATGAGCAACTTATTAAAGACGGTAAATGGTTCTATGAAGTACTCTATGTTTCTAAGAATGGTTCAAATAAGATTTGCAATGTTGGAAGTAACTTGCACTCAAAATCCAGCGAAGACTACTTTAAAAAAGTACTCAACCACTATCTTCTAAAGTCTAGATATGATGATAATTATCAACATATTTATCAAGCTTACTTATCCAAAATATTTGGCCAATCTTAA
- a CDS encoding TRM11 family methyltransferase, with amino-acid sequence MKKISLLISPEIKSAYFAQYTECALAELQFCFPGLEARLNSIGLLDFIDIEVDQETLEEISYMSFFHGAFEQIDGTLKPLDLKAQFSLHDNFIFGSKFKGKTNERFTQLMINLGKASINNKENIKVLDPMCGRATTLLWCLRYGIISKGIELDPRAIMDVTQIVKKWSKICSIRTTIKDGFVGKKNKLGLGKFIEVSHEKNHFKMISGNSANCSELLSSERFDLIITDIPYGIQHRTDNGLNNPFDAIDISLAQWKKCLKKDGSIVIGYNSNNPKRDVVIELAQKHSMLALEFNIAHRMSESIVRDVIILKHAQQ; translated from the coding sequence ATGAAGAAAATCTCACTACTTATTTCACCTGAAATCAAAAGCGCTTATTTTGCGCAATATACTGAATGCGCCTTAGCAGAATTACAGTTTTGCTTTCCAGGCCTAGAAGCTAGATTAAATAGTATTGGATTGCTAGATTTTATCGATATTGAAGTAGATCAAGAAACACTTGAGGAAATTTCGTATATGTCATTCTTTCATGGCGCCTTTGAGCAAATTGATGGAACACTAAAGCCCCTTGATTTAAAAGCACAATTTTCACTACATGATAATTTTATTTTCGGCAGTAAATTTAAAGGCAAAACGAATGAGCGCTTTACACAATTGATGATCAATTTAGGTAAGGCCTCCATAAATAATAAAGAAAATATAAAAGTACTAGATCCAATGTGCGGTAGAGCAACGACTCTACTTTGGTGCCTTAGGTATGGAATTATTTCTAAAGGTATAGAGCTAGACCCTCGCGCAATTATGGATGTTACTCAAATCGTAAAGAAATGGTCAAAAATTTGTTCCATTCGAACCACAATAAAGGATGGTTTTGTTGGTAAAAAGAATAAGCTAGGCCTAGGGAAATTTATAGAAGTATCTCATGAAAAAAATCACTTTAAAATGATATCAGGAAATTCAGCGAATTGTTCTGAGTTACTTAGCTCAGAAAGGTTTGATCTGATCATTACTGATATCCCTTATGGCATACAACATAGAACCGACAATGGTTTAAATAATCCTTTTGATGCAATCGATATTAGCTTGGCCCAGTGGAAGAAATGTTTAAAAAAAGATGGTTCAATAGTAATTGGATATAACTCTAATAACCCTAAAAGAGACGTTGTTATTGAACTTGCACAGAAACACTCTATGCTGGCATTAGAGTTCAATATTGCTCATAGAATGAGTGAATCAATTGTAAGAGACGTCATTATTCTAAAGCATGCACAACAATAG